From Pongo pygmaeus isolate AG05252 chromosome 1, NHGRI_mPonPyg2-v2.0_pri, whole genome shotgun sequence, one genomic window encodes:
- the ZNF436 gene encoding zinc finger protein 436 isoform X2 — MAMYLTREEWRPLDAAQRDLYRDVMQENYGNVVSLDFEIRSENEVNPKQEISEDVQFGTTSERPAENAEENPESEEGFESGDRSERQWGDLTAEEWVSYPLQQVTDLLVHKEVHTGIRYHICSHCGKAFSQISDLNRHQKTHTGDRPYKCYECGKGFSRSSHLIQHQRTHTGERPYDCNECGKSFGRSSHLIQHQTIHTGEKPHKCNECGKSFCRLSHLIQHQRTHSGEKPYECEECGKSFSRSSHLAQHQRTHTGEKPYECNECGRGFSERSDLIKHYRVHTGERPYKCDECGKNFSQNSDLVRHRRAHTGEKPYHCNECGENFSRISHLVQHQRTHTGEKPYECNACGKSFSRSSHLITHQKIHTGEKPYECNECWRSFGERSDLIKHQRTHTGEKPYECVQCGKGFTQSSNLITHQRVHTGEKPYECTECEKSFSRSSALIKHKRVHTD, encoded by the coding sequence ATTTTGAGATCAGGAGTGAGAACGAGGTAAATCCCAAGCAAGAGATTAGTGAAGATGTACAATTTGGGACTACATCTGAAAGACCTGCTGAGAATGCTGAGGAAAATCCTGAAAGTGAAGAGGGCTTTGAAAGCGGAGATAGGTCAGAAAGACAATGGGGAGATTTAACAGCAGAAGAGTGGGTAAGCTATCCTCTCCAACAAGTCACTGATCTGCTTGTCCACAAAGAAGTCCACACAGGCATCCGCTATCATATATGTTCTCATTGTGGAAAGGCCTTCAGTCAGATCTCAGACCTTAATCGACATCAGAAGACCCACACTGGAGACAGACCCTATAAATGTTATGAATGTGGAAAAGGCTTCAGTCGCAGCTCACACCTTATTCAGCATCAAAGAACACATACGGGGGAGAGGCCTTATGACTGTAATGAGTGTGGGAAAAGTTTTGGAAGAAGTTCTCACCTGATTCAGCATCAGACaatccacactggagagaagcctcACAAATGTAACGAGTGTGGAAAAAGTTTCTGCCGTCTCTCTCACCTAATCCAACACCAAAGGACCCACAGTGGGGAGAAACCCTATGAGTGTGAGGAGTGTGGGAAAAGCTTCAGCCGGAGCTCTCACCTAGCTCAGCACCAGAGGACCCACACAGGCGAGAAACCTTATGAGTGTAACGAATGTGGCCGAGGCTTCAGTGAGAGATCTGATCTCATCAAACACTATCGAGTCCACACGGGGGAGAGGCCCTACAAGTGTGATGAGTGTGGGAAGAATTTCAGTCAGAACTCCGACCTTGTGCGTCATCGCAGAGCCCACACGGGAGAGAAGCCATACCACTGTAACGAATGTGGGGAAAATTTCAGCCGCATCTCACACTTGGTTCAGCACCAgagaactcacactggagagaagccatATGAATGCAACGCTTGTGGGAAAAGCTTCAGCCGGAGCTCTCATCTCATCACACACCAgaaaattcacactggagagaagccttaTGAGTGTAATGAGTGTTGGCGAAGCTTTGGTGAAAGGTCAGATCTAATTAAACATCAGAGAACGCACACAGGGGAGAAGCCCTACGAGTGTGTGCAATGTGGGAAAGGTTTCACCCAGAGTTCCAACCTCATCACACATCAAAGAGTTCACACgggagagaaaccttatgaatgtacCGAATGTGAGAAGAGTTTCAGCAGGAGCTCAGCTCTTATTAAACATAAGAGAGTTCATACGGACTAA